From the genome of Acidobacteriota bacterium, one region includes:
- the rpsU gene encoding 30S ribosomal protein S21, with amino-acid sequence MAQVKVHDNESIESAIRRFKRQVAREGIITDTKKHAFYLKPGERKRLKSQVARRRARKSLRKRNVTHEE; translated from the coding sequence GTGGCACAAGTAAAGGTTCACGATAACGAGAGCATCGAAAGCGCAATCCGTCGCTTCAAGCGACAAGTAGCCCGCGAAGGAATCATCACTGACACCAAGAAGCACGCCTTCTATTTAAAGCCCGGCGAACGCAAACGCCTGAAGTCACAGGTTGCCAGGCGTCGAGCCAGAAAGAGCCTTCGAAAGCGGAACGTAACCCACGAAGAGTGA
- the uvrC gene encoding excinuclease ABC subunit UvrC: MSLEEKLSNLPTQPGCYIFRDKKAKIIYVGKAKNLRNRVRQYFHSDRAHEFKTGDLIARITDVDLIVTDNEIEALALECNLIKKHKPIFNVLLKDDKQYPHIKVTNERAPRAMIARKILKDGASYYGPFLPISLAWNTLDLINTNFQLRTCTMDINGKADRPCLEYHIKRCLGPCVSRLCSIEQYNEAVRDVDLLLQGKTADLEADLKRRMQQASDELMFEAAARFRDQLRTIQKLGEQQKMMVISRDDIDIFGYYREGPLLALSLFTMREGKVVGKREFYWEDIADPFDPAAFIGQALKQYYTAGDYAPGEIDVPVDFEDRQLLEEYLTTQRGRRVHIVMPQRGVKRDLIDLVEKNARLNFDQRFRMQRPDMRKVLEELRETLELPTVPDRIESFDISNIQGAENVASMVVCEHGAMKKSDYRKFKVRSVEGRADDFQSMYEVVGRRYSRLMRENKPLPDLVLIDGGKGQLAAAARSLHELGLEALPAAAIAKREELLFVKGKEEPVRIDHHSPVLHLIQMIRDETHRFAVTYHRKRRAMRDFESELTSIPGVGDKLKARLLRNFGSLKRVSEASFDELKPFVGAREARRIIEHFAHLRASELIPVDGAQVED; the protein is encoded by the coding sequence ATGTCTCTTGAAGAGAAACTCTCCAACCTACCGACTCAGCCCGGCTGTTACATCTTCCGCGACAAGAAAGCCAAGATAATCTACGTCGGCAAGGCGAAGAACCTCCGCAATCGCGTCCGCCAGTACTTTCATTCCGATCGCGCCCACGAGTTTAAGACCGGCGATCTGATCGCCCGCATAACCGACGTCGACCTCATCGTCACCGACAATGAAATCGAAGCGCTCGCCCTCGAGTGCAACCTGATCAAAAAACACAAGCCGATCTTCAACGTGCTGCTCAAAGACGACAAGCAGTACCCTCACATCAAGGTCACCAATGAACGCGCGCCGCGCGCGATGATCGCGCGAAAGATATTGAAGGATGGGGCGAGTTACTACGGCCCGTTCCTGCCGATCTCGCTCGCCTGGAACACGCTCGATCTGATCAACACGAATTTTCAGCTTCGCACCTGCACCATGGATATAAACGGGAAAGCCGACCGGCCGTGCCTCGAATATCACATCAAGCGCTGCCTCGGCCCCTGCGTGAGCCGCCTGTGCTCGATCGAGCAATACAACGAGGCCGTTCGGGACGTCGATTTGTTGCTGCAAGGCAAGACCGCGGATCTTGAAGCCGATTTGAAGCGCCGAATGCAACAAGCGTCGGATGAGCTGATGTTCGAAGCGGCCGCGCGCTTTCGAGATCAGCTCAGGACGATTCAGAAGCTTGGCGAGCAGCAAAAGATGATGGTCATCTCGCGCGATGACATCGACATCTTCGGCTACTATCGAGAGGGCCCGCTGCTGGCGCTGTCGCTGTTCACGATGCGCGAAGGAAAGGTGGTGGGCAAGCGCGAGTTCTACTGGGAAGACATCGCCGACCCGTTCGACCCGGCCGCGTTCATCGGGCAGGCGCTCAAGCAGTACTACACCGCGGGAGACTATGCGCCGGGCGAGATCGATGTGCCGGTCGATTTCGAAGACCGCCAACTGCTCGAAGAGTACCTGACCACTCAACGCGGGCGGCGCGTACACATCGTCATGCCTCAACGCGGCGTCAAGAGGGACTTGATCGACCTGGTCGAGAAGAATGCTCGATTGAATTTCGATCAGCGCTTCCGAATGCAGCGGCCGGATATGCGGAAAGTGCTCGAGGAGCTTCGCGAGACGCTCGAACTGCCGACGGTTCCGGATCGCATCGAGTCGTTCGACATCTCGAATATCCAGGGCGCTGAAAACGTCGCTTCGATGGTTGTGTGCGAGCACGGCGCGATGAAGAAGTCCGACTATCGCAAATTCAAGGTGCGCTCAGTCGAAGGAAGGGCCGACGATTTTCAGTCGATGTACGAAGTGGTCGGCCGCCGCTATTCGCGATTGATGCGCGAGAACAAACCGCTTCCGGATCTTGTTCTGATTGACGGAGGGAAAGGCCAGCTTGCTGCGGCCGCGCGCTCTCTGCACGAGCTCGGGCTCGAAGCCTTGCCGGCGGCTGCGATTGCCAAGCGGGAAGAGTTGCTGTTCGTCAAGGGCAAAGAAGAGCCGGTTCGGATCGATCATCATTCTCCAGTGCTGCACTTGATCCAGATGATCCGCGACGAGACCCATCGCTTCGCGGTGACCTATCACAGAAAGCGCAGAGCGATGCGCGACTTCGAGAGCGAGCTGACGTCGATACCGGGCGTGGGTGACAAGTTGAAGGCCCGCCTGCTTCGAAACTTCGGAAGCCTGAAGCGTGTCTCGGAAGCGAGCTTCGACGAGTTAAAACCGTTCGTCGGCGCTCGCGAAGCACGGCGGATCATCGAGCACTTTGCGCATCTGCGCGCTTCTGAACTGATACCGGTGGACGGCGCTCAAGTCGAGGATTGA
- a CDS encoding HEAT repeat domain-containing protein, giving the protein MKLAVILTLVLTVSWHTRTSAGPAIQSTPPVQEKSQKDDETARILERIKSRLPAERREAIDQLAEAGDPRAVEPLIAALKDQEGDVRASAANALGQLADKRAVEPLISMLNDEVSFVRAAAARVLGQLGEARAVDALTGALKDGNSTVRGAAAMGLGSLKEARAVPALISALRDEAPDVRSAVAAALGDLRDKKAVAHLIQTLKDEYRMVKLAAALALADIGDKLAVQALSEAVANEKDEETRSQMKEALQRLMASPD; this is encoded by the coding sequence ATGAAGCTGGCCGTCATCCTCACACTTGTTCTAACCGTCTCCTGGCACACGCGGACCTCCGCAGGCCCGGCAATACAGAGCACGCCGCCGGTGCAAGAAAAATCGCAGAAGGATGATGAGACCGCGCGGATACTCGAGCGGATCAAGAGCCGGCTGCCCGCCGAGCGCCGGGAAGCGATCGATCAACTGGCCGAAGCTGGTGACCCGCGCGCGGTTGAACCGTTGATTGCCGCGCTGAAGGATCAGGAAGGAGACGTTCGAGCTTCCGCTGCGAATGCGCTGGGGCAACTGGCCGACAAGCGAGCAGTCGAACCGCTGATCTCGATGCTCAATGACGAGGTTTCATTCGTACGCGCCGCGGCGGCGAGAGTGCTCGGTCAACTGGGCGAGGCGCGCGCGGTCGACGCGTTGACGGGCGCTCTCAAGGATGGCAATTCGACGGTTCGCGGGGCTGCTGCAATGGGGCTCGGTTCGTTGAAGGAAGCGCGCGCCGTGCCCGCTTTGATCTCGGCGCTCAGAGACGAGGCCCCTGACGTGAGGTCGGCGGTAGCGGCGGCCCTTGGCGACCTTCGCGACAAGAAAGCGGTGGCGCATCTTATCCAGACGCTCAAGGACGAGTATAGGATGGTAAAGCTGGCGGCGGCGCTTGCGCTCGCGGACATCGGCGACAAGCTTGCGGTACAGGCGCTTAGTGAAGCCGTAGCGAATGAGAAAGACGAAGAAACGCGCTCGCAGATGAAGGAAGCACTTCAGAGATTAATGGCTTCTCCGGACTAG
- a CDS encoding DUF5655 domain-containing protein, with amino-acid sequence MARKAAKTKSKSIYGIHPSVAMVQKAIHNLPAKTGRSLDSWLKFIKKSGPKTEKERREWLKTEHGLGTNYAGWLAERAEGKGGEEGDPEAYLRAAERYVEKMFEGKKESLRPIYDALLKLGLSIGKEAKACPCQTIVPLYRNHVFAQIKPITQTRIDIGFALGDMKGGGRLIDTGGFAKKDRITHRIPITSVEEIDDDVKRWLKVAYDRDA; translated from the coding sequence ATGGCGCGCAAAGCGGCTAAGACAAAGAGCAAGTCTATCTACGGCATTCATCCGAGCGTCGCGATGGTTCAGAAGGCGATCCACAATCTGCCAGCCAAGACCGGCAGAAGTCTGGATTCGTGGCTCAAGTTCATCAAGAAGTCCGGCCCAAAAACTGAGAAGGAGCGGCGTGAGTGGCTCAAGACGGAACACGGGCTCGGGACCAACTACGCGGGGTGGCTTGCCGAGAGAGCCGAAGGCAAGGGCGGCGAAGAGGGAGATCCCGAAGCTTACTTGAGAGCGGCCGAGCGCTACGTTGAGAAAATGTTCGAGGGGAAGAAGGAGTCGTTGCGTCCGATCTACGACGCGCTGCTCAAGCTTGGGCTCTCCATTGGCAAGGAAGCGAAGGCATGTCCCTGCCAGACCATCGTCCCGCTCTATCGTAACCACGTGTTCGCGCAGATCAAACCGATTACTCAGACGCGAATCGACATCGGCTTCGCGCTTGGAGATATGAAAGGCGGCGGGCGGCTGATTGACACCGGCGGATTCGCGAAGAAGGATCGCATAACGCACCGCATACCGATTACGTCGGTCGAAGAAATCGACGATGACGTGAAGCGCTGGCTCAAGGTTGCCTACGATCGCGACGCTTAA
- a CDS encoding class I SAM-dependent methyltransferase, translated as MHDYTGPHDYFDEAYVNEWASVANSKRPFRPELFEAIVSELAVLHASKVLDVGSGPGFLAERVLAGCDVASYHLFDFSPHMLELSRARLRDFGHRAVFHQGSFLDDGWWRSLPAPYDALVSMQAIHEVREGARIPKLYGELRLLLEEGGIILIADEVNDGDQQEEHLLSLSEHETALLRAGFEEIRTVHTAGDLVLVAATFWGKGCSTERAAMSRPSSHRS; from the coding sequence ATGCACGACTACACCGGACCTCACGACTACTTTGACGAAGCCTATGTCAACGAGTGGGCAAGTGTAGCAAATTCCAAAAGGCCATTCCGCCCGGAGCTTTTCGAAGCGATTGTTTCTGAGCTAGCGGTCCTTCACGCTTCGAAGGTTCTGGATGTCGGTAGCGGTCCAGGCTTCCTAGCCGAGAGAGTTCTAGCCGGATGCGATGTAGCCTCTTACCACTTGTTCGACTTCTCGCCGCACATGCTCGAACTCAGCCGCGCTCGGCTCAGAGATTTCGGCCACAGAGCCGTTTTTCACCAGGGGAGTTTCCTCGATGATGGATGGTGGCGATCGCTGCCGGCTCCGTACGATGCGCTCGTATCGATGCAAGCCATCCACGAGGTGCGCGAAGGGGCGCGGATTCCAAAGCTCTATGGTGAGTTAAGACTTCTTCTCGAGGAAGGAGGCATCATCCTCATAGCCGATGAGGTTAATGATGGCGATCAGCAGGAAGAGCACCTGCTGAGTTTGAGTGAGCACGAGACAGCTTTATTGAGAGCTGGCTTTGAAGAGATTCGGACGGTGCACACAGCCGGCGACCTGGTCTTGGTTGCGGCAACATTTTGGGGCAAAGGGTGTTCTACGGAACGCGCCGCCATGAGCCGGCCCTCCAGTCACCGATCGTAG
- a CDS encoding D-sedoheptulose 7-phosphate isomerase, whose protein sequence is MTTERIHQIARESIETNKAFFEAHAETVARAAELVISAIKAGGKMLIFGNGGSAADAQHIAAELVNRLNYDRPPIAAIALTTDTSILTSVGNDSSFDELFERQLRALGRKGDVALAISTSGNSPNVLRAVEAARELGIRTLALAGRNGGKLAAAVDIALVVNAHSTQRIQETHITIGHILCELVEDALYGTKR, encoded by the coding sequence GTGACGACAGAACGCATTCATCAGATCGCGCGCGAAAGCATCGAAACCAATAAGGCATTCTTCGAGGCTCACGCTGAGACCGTTGCGCGCGCAGCCGAACTCGTAATCTCCGCAATCAAAGCAGGCGGCAAAATGCTGATCTTCGGGAACGGCGGCTCGGCGGCTGACGCTCAGCACATCGCCGCCGAGCTTGTGAACCGCCTCAACTACGACCGCCCGCCCATAGCGGCGATAGCGCTTACGACGGACACCTCGATTCTTACTTCTGTCGGGAACGATTCGTCGTTCGACGAATTGTTCGAGCGGCAGTTGCGAGCGTTGGGCCGGAAGGGTGATGTGGCTCTTGCGATCTCCACGAGCGGCAACTCGCCGAACGTCTTGCGAGCGGTCGAGGCCGCACGCGAGCTTGGCATCCGGACGTTAGCTCTCGCCGGCCGCAACGGGGGCAAGCTCGCGGCTGCAGTAGACATCGCTCTCGTGGTAAATGCTCACTCAACGCAGCGGATTCAAGAGACTCATATCACGATTGGACACATCCTGTGCGAACTGGTTGAGGACGCGCTATACGGAACCAAGCGATAG
- a CDS encoding DUF1579 family protein — MKRLITAVCFVVVLAGVTAAQDATQMPKPGPEQKRLQYYVGTWNVEYEIKPGPMGPGSKMTGTDRSQWLPGGFFVVTHAEGKGSMGEMKGLSIMGYNAEEKVYTYDAFNNFGEAEHFKGTAEGDSLIWTSESKMAGKPTKMRFTAKEISPTMYTMKLEMGADSGWTTVMEGKATKAKFTCRNLCVG; from the coding sequence ATGAAACGACTAATCACTGCTGTGTGCTTTGTGGTTGTTCTTGCGGGTGTCACCGCGGCGCAAGATGCTACCCAGATGCCGAAGCCCGGACCCGAGCAGAAGAGGCTTCAATACTACGTCGGGACTTGGAACGTTGAGTATGAAATCAAACCCGGCCCGATGGGTCCCGGCTCAAAGATGACCGGCACGGATCGCAGCCAATGGTTGCCGGGCGGATTCTTCGTGGTCACGCACGCTGAGGGCAAGGGCTCGATGGGTGAGATGAAGGGGTTGTCGATAATGGGCTACAACGCCGAGGAAAAGGTGTACACCTACGACGCCTTCAACAACTTCGGCGAGGCCGAGCACTTCAAGGGTACCGCCGAGGGAGATTCGTTGATTTGGACTTCGGAATCGAAGATGGCAGGCAAGCCAACAAAGATGCGCTTCACTGCGAAAGAAATCTCGCCAACGATGTACACAATGAAGTTGGAGATGGGCGCCGACAGCGGTTGGACGACGGTGATGGAAGGAAAAGCCACTAAAGCGAAATTCACATGCCGCAATTTATGTGTTGGATAA
- a CDS encoding phosphopentomutase codes for MSSKSPFNRIVLVVLDSVGIGEMPDAADYGDTGADTLGHALGSREVRIPNLQRMGLANIRSLPVHPVENPSGVFGKAATHSRGKDTTTGHWEMGGIITANPFPTYPDGFPPRVIEPFERAIGRRVLGNKAASGTEIIKELGEEHVRTGRPIVYTSADSVFQIAAHEQVVPLDQLYEWCEIARGQLTGQDEVGRVIARPFIGEPGSFRRTEARQDYAIDPPEDTLLDRVKSAGLAVSAVGKIGSIFCHRGTTEELKAGNNNASIDQTLHALGSTGRGLIFTNLVDFDMLYGHRNDVEGYARSLEEFDARLPEIQEAMDDDDLLMITADHGCDPGDVSTDHTREYVPVLAWGRRARAGVDLGIRSSLADIGQTVAENFGLTLQAGRSFLREML; via the coding sequence ATGTCCTCAAAGAGCCCTTTCAACCGAATCGTCCTCGTCGTCCTCGATAGCGTGGGCATCGGTGAGATGCCCGATGCAGCCGACTACGGAGACACAGGCGCGGACACGCTCGGGCACGCGCTCGGCTCGCGAGAGGTGCGCATTCCGAATCTCCAGCGGATGGGTCTGGCAAACATCAGAAGCTTGCCGGTTCACCCAGTTGAAAACCCCAGCGGCGTTTTTGGCAAAGCGGCGACCCACTCACGCGGCAAGGATACGACCACCGGCCACTGGGAGATGGGCGGCATCATTACCGCGAACCCTTTCCCTACCTATCCGGATGGTTTTCCGCCGCGTGTGATCGAGCCGTTTGAGCGAGCGATCGGCCGCCGGGTCTTAGGCAACAAGGCCGCCTCGGGAACGGAGATCATCAAGGAACTGGGCGAAGAGCACGTTCGAACGGGAAGACCGATCGTTTACACGTCGGCCGATAGCGTCTTTCAGATTGCCGCGCACGAACAGGTTGTCCCGCTCGATCAACTCTATGAATGGTGTGAGATCGCGCGCGGGCAACTCACCGGGCAGGACGAGGTAGGCCGAGTGATCGCCCGGCCGTTCATCGGCGAGCCAGGCAGCTTTCGCCGCACCGAAGCGCGACAGGACTACGCGATCGATCCGCCCGAGGATACGTTGCTCGATCGCGTGAAGTCGGCGGGTCTGGCGGTTAGCGCGGTTGGCAAGATCGGGTCGATCTTCTGCCATCGAGGAACGACCGAAGAATTGAAAGCCGGCAACAACAACGCAAGCATAGATCAGACGCTGCACGCGCTCGGATCCACCGGACGCGGTTTGATCTTCACGAATCTTGTCGACTTTGACATGCTCTACGGCCATCGCAACGACGTGGAAGGCTATGCTCGCTCGCTCGAAGAGTTCGACGCGCGGTTGCCGGAAATACAGGAAGCGATGGACGACGACGACTTGCTGATGATAACCGCGGACCACGGCTGCGACCCGGGGGATGTCTCGACGGATCACACGCGCGAGTACGTGCCGGTGCTGGCGTGGGGGCGGCGCGCGCGTGCCGGAGTCGATCTAGGCATTCGATCGTCGCTCGCGGATATCGGGCAGACTGTAGCCGAGAACTTCGGGTTGACCCTGCAGGCCGGAAGAAGCTTTTTGCGAGAGATGTTGTAA
- the purN gene encoding phosphoribosylglycinamide formyltransferase: MAKPRIAILISGRGSNMVALLDAIREGRLDAEAAVVVSNVKSAPGLAKAQDRGVETLVISHKNRTREEHDGEICAELKRRDVSLVCLAGYMRLLSPQFVRAFENRILNIHPSLLPAFPGIDAQRQALEQGVKFTGCTVHIVDEQLDHGPIVMQRAVEVFDDDTVETLSARILEYEHRIYPEAAARVLSKGFRVEGQRTFF, encoded by the coding sequence ATGGCAAAGCCCAGAATCGCCATTCTAATATCCGGCCGCGGATCAAACATGGTAGCCCTGCTTGACGCGATCCGCGAGGGCCGCCTCGATGCCGAAGCCGCGGTAGTAGTCAGCAACGTCAAGTCAGCTCCCGGGCTAGCGAAGGCACAGGATCGCGGCGTTGAGACGCTGGTCATCAGCCACAAGAACCGAACGCGCGAAGAGCACGACGGCGAGATCTGTGCCGAGCTGAAGCGTCGAGACGTTTCGCTCGTATGTCTCGCGGGTTATATGAGACTACTCAGCCCTCAGTTTGTGCGCGCGTTCGAGAATCGGATTCTGAACATCCACCCTTCGCTCTTGCCCGCTTTTCCCGGCATCGACGCGCAGCGGCAAGCGCTCGAGCAAGGCGTCAAGTTCACCGGCTGCACCGTGCACATAGTCGACGAACAACTTGACCATGGTCCGATCGTGATGCAGCGCGCCGTCGAAGTCTTCGATGATGATACGGTCGAGACACTGTCGGCGCGAATACTCGAATATGAGCATCGTATCTATCCCGAAGCCGCCGCGCGTGTGCTGAGCAAAGGCTTCCGCGTTGAAGGCCAGCGAACGTTTTTCTGA
- a CDS encoding matrixin family metalloprotease, translating to MFKRRLHILSLAGCLLVLAYGEAALATTAVVPRDSEMVVESRAIVIGRVIELSTGVDAGTDVVYTYVRLQVNTVLKGMISEREIVLKEMGGETRDRGTQIFGMPRFDAGQEVLLYLNTWPDGALRVHQGFLGKFNIIRDSSTGRAFVERQLEGENVVIMGGSGDNGINRSELGAYTQMVESLIAANRKGMRNFEQRYYSDVPVLAQPVEFQSTLPGMEFTPQWVLLNPTSPSRWFEPDSNQAVVFYVNPTGAPSFFQLENDIRAVMNAWTTAGGSLRLTYGGTTGGCGVQVADGANTISFNNCDNYFAASQSCSGLLAVSGIVRYLPNTTKNIGGTKYGKAVEANMSFNPYALCNFTNRCQFQEVATHEMGHALGLGHSSDTSATMAAYVHFDNRCASLTPDDVRGITTVYPGGTGVGRLSIMTSELPTANVDRDYAVSLEASGGTGGYHWDLVGGQMPPGVQMGMSGFLFGRTSVSGNFEVVAQVRDSSGNTSQSSFTLVVRPPGLGPAITGALFKKKKVFVSGTDFQTDATVYVDGEGLWATLDGTMLITQKRKQKPGVHQVYVVNPDGKQSNVFQFVVE from the coding sequence ATGTTCAAACGAAGACTCCATATCCTTTCACTAGCGGGATGCCTCTTGGTTCTCGCTTATGGTGAAGCAGCACTTGCTACGACTGCGGTAGTTCCGAGAGACAGCGAGATGGTTGTCGAATCCCGCGCGATTGTCATCGGCAGAGTGATCGAGCTCTCGACCGGCGTGGACGCCGGCACCGACGTTGTTTATACCTATGTTCGCTTACAAGTGAACACGGTGCTGAAAGGCATGATCTCCGAGCGTGAGATAGTGCTGAAGGAGATGGGCGGAGAGACGCGCGATCGAGGCACGCAGATCTTCGGAATGCCGAGATTCGATGCCGGGCAGGAAGTTCTCTTGTACCTCAACACCTGGCCCGACGGAGCGCTGCGAGTTCATCAGGGCTTCCTGGGGAAGTTCAACATCATCCGCGATTCCTCCACCGGGCGCGCTTTTGTCGAACGCCAGTTGGAAGGCGAAAACGTCGTCATCATGGGCGGTTCGGGGGACAACGGGATCAATCGCAGCGAACTTGGCGCTTACACTCAGATGGTAGAAAGCTTGATTGCCGCGAACCGAAAGGGGATGCGCAATTTCGAGCAGAGGTACTATTCAGACGTTCCGGTGCTTGCTCAGCCCGTCGAGTTTCAGTCAACGCTTCCCGGTATGGAGTTCACTCCTCAATGGGTGCTTCTGAACCCGACTAGTCCTTCGCGCTGGTTCGAGCCAGACAGCAATCAAGCGGTAGTCTTCTATGTCAATCCAACGGGCGCGCCGAGCTTCTTCCAACTGGAAAATGACATCCGGGCGGTGATGAATGCGTGGACCACTGCGGGCGGTTCTCTTCGCCTGACCTACGGCGGCACAACGGGCGGCTGCGGAGTTCAAGTCGCCGATGGGGCCAACACGATTTCGTTCAATAACTGTGACAACTACTTCGCGGCGTCGCAAAGCTGCTCGGGGTTGCTCGCCGTGTCCGGCATCGTAAGATACTTGCCGAACACCACGAAGAACATCGGCGGCACCAAATACGGCAAGGCAGTCGAAGCCAATATGTCGTTCAATCCTTACGCACTTTGTAACTTTACGAATCGTTGCCAATTTCAAGAAGTGGCCACTCACGAGATGGGACACGCGCTCGGGCTCGGCCATTCATCCGATACAAGCGCGACGATGGCGGCTTATGTTCACTTCGACAATCGGTGCGCATCGCTGACACCCGACGACGTTCGCGGCATCACCACCGTATATCCCGGAGGAACAGGAGTAGGACGGTTGAGCATCATGACGTCCGAGCTCCCCACTGCCAACGTAGACCGCGACTACGCCGTAAGTCTGGAGGCAAGCGGCGGAACGGGCGGCTACCATTGGGATCTTGTTGGCGGGCAAATGCCTCCCGGTGTGCAGATGGGGATGAGCGGGTTCCTGTTTGGAAGGACCAGCGTGTCCGGGAACTTCGAGGTAGTCGCCCAGGTCCGGGATTCATCGGGCAACACTTCACAAAGCTCATTTACGCTTGTGGTGAGACCGCCCGGTCTTGGCCCGGCTATCACAGGAGCTCTGTTCAAAAAGAAGAAAGTATTTGTTTCCGGAACCGACTTTCAAACTGACGCGACGGTCTACGTCGACGGTGAAGGTCTGTGGGCCACACTGGACGGAACTATGTTGATAACCCAGAAGAGAAAACAGAAGCCGGGAGTTCACCAGGTTTACGTGGTCAATCCCGACGGCAAGCAATCAAACGTGTTCCAATTCGTTGTCGAGTAA
- a CDS encoding VOC family protein: MDKQAALEFYRDKLGFEVRTDATMDGGFRWLTVGPKDQPDFEIILMEPSPGFMFDEATAKQIRELVQGGKLGGGVFDTTDCQAAYEELKARGVEFISPPQEQPWGIGAVFKDNSGNWFSLSQHPEAEGK, from the coding sequence TTGGATAAACAAGCGGCTCTGGAGTTCTATCGAGACAAGTTGGGCTTCGAAGTTCGAACCGACGCAACGATGGACGGAGGGTTTCGCTGGCTGACCGTAGGGCCGAAGGACCAGCCGGATTTTGAAATAATCCTGATGGAACCCAGCCCCGGCTTCATGTTCGACGAGGCCACTGCCAAGCAGATCAGAGAGCTTGTGCAAGGAGGGAAGCTCGGAGGCGGGGTTTTCGACACCACCGATTGCCAGGCGGCCTACGAAGAGCTGAAAGCAAGAGGAGTAGAGTTCATATCTCCGCCCCAGGAGCAACCCTGGGGGATCGGGGCCGTATTCAAGGACAATTCCGGCAATTGGTTCAGTCTGAGCCAACACCCGGAAGCTGAAGGGAAATGA